CGGGCGATTATCTACCGATCTCAACCTTTCGCATTCAACCCCTGAAGCTCACCGCCTACCTGGAGAACGAAACTCTGCCCGGCTGGCGCAATCGCATTCAGGCGCTGTACTCGGGCAGCCGCGATCGCGCCTTTAGCCAGGGGGTCGACGATGTCGGCATCACAGACTATTTTGTGGTGGATTTGGTTAGCCAGGTGGCGGTAGGGCCAGGCACCCTGCAAGTAGGTGTGCAAAACCTGTTTAACACTCAGTACTTTCCGGCGCAGTCTCAGTTTCTCAGAGGCTTTAACGAAACCTTTAACGCCGCAGGATCGGGCCGCACCTTCCGCGTTGGCTACCGGGTGCAGTTCTAAGCCGTTCGCAGAAACCCGGTTTCTATGGCGCGGTTGACCACCCATCTCAGTGCATGCGCCGCAGAAACCGGGTTTCTCACTTGCCCTAGCGATTTCAGCCCAACGATAACTATGCCGACCCCCACATCTACCCAACCCCCGCACCGCAGACGATTCTATAATCGCTGCTCGCCGTTGGCCCTAGCCATGGGGCTGTGGCTCACTGCCTGCCAGTCGCCCCCCACAGAGCAGGTAACCACCCCAGCCCCGGCTATTGCCCTAGCCGATGTCTCGGGGACAACGGTAACCCTGCCCCAGCCCGCCGAGCGCATTGTCTGCCTGCACCTGAGCTGCCTAGACATTCTGGCTGAGCTAGATCTTGTGCCCCTGGCGGTGGGGCATCCACGGCTGGCTGACTGGGCCAAAAGCCCGATTTACTTTGGTGAGGCGGCCTCGCAGATTGCTATTGTCGGTGGCCCAGAGCCCAACCTCGAAGCGCTGCTGGGTCTGCGCCCCGATCTGATCATCGGCTACCGGGGGCAGGTCGATGGCCTGCGGGCCACCCTGGCCCCGATTGCGCCACTGTTTTTGTTGGAAGTGAGCAGTACTAAGCAGGCGATCGCCAATCTGCACCAGGTCGGTCAACTCACCGATCGCGCCGCCGCCGCTGAAGCCGCCGCCCAAACCTTTCGCGATCGCCTGGCGATTCACCAAACCCAGGCTCAACGCGATCGCACCGTGCTGGTCACCAACGGCACCCAGGGCACCTTCTATGTCGCCACCCGCGAATCGTTAGTGGGCTCTACTCTGGCAGACCTGGTGGATTATCCCTGGGCCTTAGGCGATCGCACCCCCAGCGCCATCAACTGGGCCGTGTTTTCCACCGAGCACATTCTCCAGGTTGATCCAGACGTGATTTTTGTGCTGGTGCCAGACCCCGCACCCGACCAGGTGGCAGGCCTAGCCCAAGATGCCGTTTGGGGCAACCTAACAGCAGTGAAAGCTGGGCAACTCTACGCGCTGAGCGACGCCGAGGTGGGCGGGCTGACCAGCGGCACTCGCTCCCTTAGCCATCTCTTGGATGCGATCATGGCCCACCTGACACCCGATACCTAGCACCCACTCTCTTAGTATTGAGAACCATTGCCAATTGAGGGTAAGATTATTCAATCCTCTCTGACATCTAATGCCTTAGATGTAGGTTGCCAGGGGGATGCCTTAAGGGGAGCCATAGGGCTTTTGGGCATCCCTCTTTTTTGCTATACCGCTGTTCTACCCGTTGTCATGCCCATTACCCTTTCTCAAACCGACTACGCAAACTGGCTCGACGAGGCTACCGCCACAGAGGGCGACGAGAGGGCTGATCCTACCGTTTTGGGGCAAAGGCAACAGCGCTATGTGGCACTCCGCGAGGGGATCGATCTCTGTATTGAAGACCGCTGGCTCAAGAGTGATTTAGAGATCAAGCACTGCGATCGCGAACACCCCCTAGAGTTCACCTTTGAGCAGGTGCAGACCGGCGGTAAACGCAGCCAGCACTACGACTTTTTTGGCAGTGGGTTGGCCCCAGCCGAACTCTGGCGGGTTCCTGGTAATCGACGGATTGTCAGCATAAACGTTCATATCGAGCCGCACATCTTCCAACAGTGGAGTGGGGAAACGTGCGACGATCTCCCAGACCTGTTGCGCCCTGCCGATCAGCGCTACTTTGAGCGTTCTGGAACTCCGACGGCGGCGATGCAGATGGCGGTGCAAGCGATTTTGCACTGCCCGTTTCAAGGGTTGACCCAGCGGCTCTACCTGGAGAGCAAGGTGTGGGAGCTGATGGCGCTGCTGATTGAAGACCTCAAAACAACACCTAACAGCTTCAGCCCACCGACCCTCAAACCCGACGATGTGGAGCGCATCCACTACGCCAGCAAGCTGTTGTGCCGCCAGATCACCCAGCCCCCGTCGCTGATGGAGTTAGCCCGCGCTGTCGGCATCAACGACCACAAGCTCAAAGTGGGCTTTCGCCAAGTGTTTGGCACCACTGTATTTGGCTACCTGCATGAGCACCGCATGGAGCGATCGCGCCAGCTACTCGAAGCGGGCGATCTCAGCGTCACCGCCGCTGCCGAGGCCGTAGGCTTTGCCAGCCGGGGCCACTTCGCCGCCGCCTTTCGCCGCAAGTATGGGGTGAATCCGGGGGTGTATGCGCGGGAGAGAAGGGCGTAAAAACTCCGGGGTGCGATCGCAAAAACTCCGCCTAGGGATCATTTCTCGTTTTAGCGGCTCTCACTGCCCTGTATCTTGTTGAGAAGCATTCTTGATTGCCTTGAGGCCATGGGCGGCTAGGGCATTGTTCTCAACGATTTGACAGGTGGTGTGATGGGCGTTCGATTGCAGCGGTTGGTGTGGTTGGCTGGCTGGCTGGCGTTAGTGCCGATGGCGGCGCAGGCGGAAACGGCGTTGTCTTTACAGGATATTGCCCAGCCCAGTGGCCAGGCGGCGGATCTGGATCTGGCCCAGGGGTTGACGCAGATTACCGGCGTGCGGGTAGAGGCCGAGGGTGAGGGGCTACGGCTGGTGCTCGATGCCGAAAGGGGGCTGGGAGAACTCACGACTGCGGTGGTGGGCAGTGCGCTGGTGGCTGAGATTCCCAATGCGGTGCTGGCCTTGCCCGGGGGGGAGAGTTTTGAGCAGTTTGGCCCCACTGAGGGCATTGCCTTGGTGAGCGTGACTAATGAACCTGGGAATCGGGTGCGGGTAGAGATCACCGGTAGCGACGGGCCGCCTGCGGTGAATGTGAGCACTGGGGCCGCTGGGCTGGTGCTGGGGATTGCGCCCGGTGTGGGCTTGGCCGGTGGAGAGGATGAGGTCATCCGCATTGGGGTGACGGGGGAGGGCGATGAGGGCTATGCGCCCCGCAATGCTACGTCGGCTACCCGTACTGATACACCTCTGCGCGACATTCCCCAATCGATTCAGGTGATTCCGCGTCAGGTGATTGAAGATCAGCAAGTGATTCGTTTAGATGAAGCCGTCCGCAATGTGAGTGGTGTGAGCCAGGGAGATGGGTTTGCAGGAACGCTTGATCGCTTTACGATTCGTGGATTTTCCCAGCTTTCATCACTTCGCAATGGCTTTTTAGAAGAAAACATTGGGTTTCGAGATCCAGCTAACCTTGAACGGATTGAAGTGCTTAAAGGGCCTGCCTCAGTGTTGTATGGCAGCCTAGAGCCTGGAGGGATTATTAGTGTAATTACTGAACAACCCTTGGCTGAGCCACGTTATTCCGGAGAACTACTTGTAGGCAATGGCACCTTCATTCGTTCAGCCATTGACCTGACAGGTCCGCTAAGCTCCGATGACAGCCTAGGCTACCGACTGAATGTTGCCTATGAAACGTCAGAGGGATTTCGAGGATTTGATCAAGGCGTTGAGCGAATTTTTGTTGCGCCTGTATTCGCATGGCAGATTAGTGATGCGAGTCGTTTAGTGGTTGATCTTGAGTATTTACACGATGAGCGCCCCTTCGACAGTGGCCCCGTCGCCAATGGCGATCGGGTGGCTGATTTACCAAGAAATCGGGTTCTAGGTGAACTGAACGATGTGAGAGAAGTCGAGGAATTTAGAGTTGGGTACTTATTTGAACATCAGTTCAACGAGAACCTCAGGCTTCGCAATGGATTTCGCTATAACTCTGGTGACAGCTTTGATTTGGCATTTCGCCCAGTCACATTGGATGAAGAAACAGGCATTCTGTCGCGGAATGTGAGATCAAATGATGATTACCTGGAAAACTATGCGACTCAAACGAATCTAATTGGCGAGTTTTCGACTGGATCAATCGATCATACACTGTTGTTAGGATTCGATTTCAATCGTCGGACTAATATCGGGACACAGAGTCGATTGCCACTCGGAAATACACCTAGTATCAATATTTTTGATCCAGAATATGGCTTGATTGCCACACCCAATGTACCTGAGCTAACTAATGTGGTGCGAGACGGTTCTGATCGAACGGATATCTTTGGCTTTTATGTGCAAGACCAAATTGAAATTCTAGACAATTTGAATCTCCTAGTCGGTGGTCGCTTTGATATCGTGGAGCAACAAAGTTTTACTCACGATACGGGTGAATCATCTGGTCGATCTGACGCAGCTTTTAGTCCCAGAATCGGAATTTTGTATCAACCCATTGAGCCAATTTCACTCTATGCCAGCTATAGTCGCTCTTTTGCGCCCAACTTTGGGACTGCTGCAAACGGTTCTTTCCTAGAACCAGAGCGAGGAACTCAATACGAAATTGGCATGAGGGGAGAAATTACCAACAACCTCGCTGTGACGCTGGCAGCGTATGAAGTGACCAAAACCAATATTGCTACCACTGACCCCAACAATGATGCCTTTAGTATTTCGGCTGGAGAACAGCGGAGCCGAGGTATAGAGCTAGATGTTTTAGGACAAGTTCTTCCAGGATGGAACATTATCGCGGCTTACACCTATACTGATGCCCAAGTCACGGAAAGTAATGATTTTGAATCGGGAAACTTTGTGCAAAATGTTCCTAGAAACAGTGCTAGCCTCTGGACAACCTATGAAATTCAAAGCGGCACATTGGAGGGGTTAGGATTTGGCCTAGGGCTATTCTACGTTGGTGAAAGACAAGGGGATCTCGACAATAGCTTTAGACTAGATAGCTACTTACGGACAGATGCTGCTTTATATTACCGACGCGATCGCTGGAGAGCCGTCCTCAATATCAAAAACCTGTTTGATCGGAGTTACATTGAAGGTTCGGAATTTGGTCGAACCGAAATAACCGTTGGTACGCCGTTTACCATCATTGGCAGCATTGCGGTGGAATTTTAAGGACTTGCAGAGTAGGGACTCGCAGGCTAATCACATGCCAACCAATTCTCTGTAATCCTTTCACATTCATTACTTGATTGACCTTTTGTTTGAACGCTCCTTCGTGATCAAATAATGCTCCAACAATTTGCATGGCCCCTTCCTTCACTGTCTCGGTTTCTCCAGATTTTGCTCTTGGCAATCGTCACTTTTTGCTTGACGGTTGCCTGTGGCAGATCAGAGTTCCACAGTTCGACATCATCAGATTGTCGACTGATCCAACACGCCCTTGGTGAAACCTGTGTTCCACTGCATCCACAGCGAATTATTCCAACTGGATCGGGTATATTTGATAATCTTTTAGCCTTGGGAATTGAACCAATTGCTACTGTTTCTACCTTTGTTGACTCACCTCACTTGCAAGCAAAGATAAAAGAATATCCCAATATTGGCCTAGACGGTGAACCCAGTATAGAAAAGATTCTGGCGATGAAGCCCGATCTAATTATTGGTGATATCTATAACGAAAGCATCTATCATCAACTTTCTCAAATTGCACCAACGGTATTGTTACCCTTTACCCATAGCGGAGACTGGAAAACCTTTTTTGGGTTAACGGGCGATGCAGTCGGAAAACCCGAGGCAGCCCAACAAGTGATAGATGATTATTACAAACGCTTGGACACCTTTAAGCAACAAATGGGCGATCGCCTCAGCCAAACAGAAGTGTCCATTGTTTATGTTTATCCTGATACTATTACTGTGTACACCACAGCCGGTTTCAACGGAACCATTCTTCAGGATGCTGGGTTGGCTCGTCCACCCGCTCAGAATCTTGATGCAACTGCCACCCAGCAAAGAGATAGCTCAAGTCCAATTCAGTACCGGATTTCAAAAGAAGTGCTGCATGAGGCCGATGGTGATGTCATCTTTGTGATTTCAACCCATGGCACTCCAGGCGTTACCGAAAGGCTTGATCGCTTAACAGCAGATCCGCTTTGGGCAAAGTTAAAGGCTGTGCAGCAAGGCAGAGTCTATGAAGTGCCGGATTATTGGATCGGCAGCGGCCCGATCGCCGCCAATGCCGTGATTGATGATCTGTTCAAATACTTGCTAGAGCCCTCTTAGCCATGCCCGACCAGCTGATTGTGTGCAAAAGCTGCGGCTTTACCGCCGCTGAAGAAAAGCGCGACGGGGAGACTGGCGGTGCCCATCTGCTGAAACACCTGGAAGCGCTGTACGAGCAGTGGCCCCGCAAAGATGAGATGGCGATCGCATCTACCGGGTGTCTGTGCATTTGTGAACAGCCCCGCGCGATCGCCTACGTGGGCACCGGCAAAACCACCTATCTCTTCACCGACTTTGACCCCACCACCTGCGCCACCGACCTGCTCACCGCTGCCGCACTCTACCTCGACAGCGACGATGGCATGGTGCCCTACTTCAAGCTGCCCGATGAGCTGCAATCTCGCAGAATGGCGCGCATTCCGCCTGCGCCTTGAGGGAGTTGTCTGGGCGCATGAGGTCTGCGATCGCACTCAATCATCGTTCCGTTGATCTGATTTGCCCGTTTGTCGTTCAAGCGGTGTCAGTACACGAAGGGTTAAAAAAGTAACTGCGCTCAAAAGAACTGCTATCTCGTATCGGGAATAGGCGATCGCGGCACCGATCGCACCTGTGGTCCACACACTTGCAGCTGTTGCTGTGCCCCGTACGTTGGCCCCTTCTTTGAGAATTGCACCTCCGCCAATAAAACCGATACCACTCATGAGCCCTTGAATAATGCGGGATTGGGCATCTGCACTTGCGCCAATAACTGAAATAGCAACTAGAACATAGCCACAGCTAGCAACTGCAACGAGAGGGAAAGTACGGAGTCCCATAATCCGGGTTGACTGCTCTCGCTCCCAAGCTATGGGCAAGGTGATTAGAAAAACGAGGCCCAGCTTTAATAGGTCACCACCGAGTTGTCCCCAATTAAATTGAAATACCTCCATTGCAGTTTTCCCTCACCCAGTTGTAAAGCACTGTAATAGACTACAACACGGATAGGATAGGATCACAAAACGGCTAGGTATACGAAATGTAATAGTCTGCTATAGAAGATGCCGTTAGTTAGTAGGTTGGGTTGAGCTAGCGAAACCCAACACTTAATCTGAGCTTCCATCATTATAGCGGTTCTCATTCGGATGAGGTACAGTAGCAGTCATTTGTGAACCAGTTACGAATGTCTTCCAAGGTAACTTGAGCGTAGGCAAACTCAATCGCTTCGTTTAAGGCTTGATAAGTCCGTGCAGCAATTGAACTCAAGCTATTCTTGACCTTCGACCAGAACGGTTCAATAGGTGAAAAGTCTGGTGAATAGGGTGGCAAAAACATCAGTCGTGCACCCACCGCTTCAAGCGCAGCATTGACCTCTTCCGTGGCTTTATGCGCACGACTATTATCAACGACAAGCACTGCCCCAGGCCACAGATTGGGCGCAACTCGACGGATGATGTAGGCTTCAAAGGTCAAACCATCCATCGCACCGAGAATTGTCAACGGAGCAATCGGACCGCGCAAACTCAGCGCATTGACCAGCGACACGTTCTGCCCTCGTGTGGCCGGACGGTCCCCGATTGCACGTTGGCCTTTTGGAGCACGGGCGTACAATCGAACCATGGCTAAGTTAACCCCCGCCTCATCCATAAACACCAAGTCTTCCGGGGCTACCTCTCGAATGGACTGCCAATAGTCAACCCGGGCTTGTCGCACCCGTGGACTCTCCGCCTCGGTGGCGTGCAGCGCTTTTTTTTACGGGTGAGCTCAAGCTTTTGCACCATCCGACCCATGGTCGAGCGACTAATCGTTATCGACGTTTCGGCAGCGAGTTGGTCGCAGAGTTCTTCCAAGGTCGCATCATTATCCGCCTCAACTAAGGCTCTCACCAGCTGGAGTTGTTCCCCGTTGAGTTTAGGTTGAGGGCCACCCCCATGGGGCTTAGGTAGGATATCGCCCGTTTCCCGAAGACGCTTCAAAAGCGTTTCGACAAAACTCGTCGCCACCCCAAACCGCTTAGCCACCTTACGAACCGAGACCCCCTCCATAAAGTGAGCATCAATTATCTTTTCTCGAAAATCAAGTGAGTAGGCTTTCATCACGCCCTCCTGCCAGAAATGCGATAGTGTAGCGCCGTTCTGCATTTCCTCTACTTTGATCGTACCTCGCCCGTCTAGGAGCCGCTATATTTTGAGCGGGGAGTTTACCCAAATAATTGAGGCACTGATGGAACAATCACTTTTCAAAACACAGTGGGTGGGAATAGAATTATTCTGGAACTATTAGGTTGACGAAGGAAGCTCAACCTACAGGATCTCTGTGATCGCACTAGAGTTTGAGCGTGGCGATCGCGCATAAATGGGTAAAGGAATTGGTGCGCTTAGGGTAGATATTTTGGTAAAAAAACTATTATTAATTGATCGCTCTGTTTAACTTTCACACAAGTGTAGAACGGTGACTTGGGTGCTTGGGCCATGCTGGCTTGAGCTAATTCAAATGTAGGTTGGGTTTTGTGCCTCAACCCAACCTACAGAAAATCTACGATCACTCTAAGCTTGCTCATATTTATTTATTGTTTTTCAGTCCCATCTTGAATCCACGGAAAACGTCTGCCCCAACAACTCAGAAAGCTTTTTAGCCGCTGCTTTGGCAGCGGCTTCTGCTACCCTTAAAGCTTGTTCAGTATCTATACCAGATGTTGTTTTAAAGAGGTAATATTGCTCTCCATCACAAGGAGAAGCATAATCTAAGCTGATTAGGGCATCTGTAATCTCTGTATTAGCCTCTGAGGTAACGACTGTTGCAAACCCGCACACATCAGCAATGTACCCATCTTTATTGCGAGGAGCAATATCTCTATCTTTCTTTGCAGCTTTTTCAGCTTCTTTCCGAGCTTCCTTCAAAGCTTGTTTCACTTTTTCAAGAACTTCAGCTGAAGGTTTTTTGGGCGCTATGCATGAAAAGCTTTTCAATGGTAAATCTTCTAAACGAATTACTGAGAAGCTACTTAACTGTTGCTCAATTTCCTCCAAAGATACTACTGCTGTATTCTGCAAATTTTCTCGATCGTAAGTTGAGTCATAAATATTTCCACGCTCATCGTAGTGAGTTTTTACTGAATCAATAAAATCTTTTGCTTCCCATGCTTCTTTTACTATTACAAGAATTTGACTCAATTTTGGACTCTGACTTTCTACCCATACTGGGAAACCAGGGAATTCATAGCTTTCCCTAGCATCAGCCCATCTCCACTCACGTTCATGAGTCCAATCTATCCATTTGTTTTTATCTAAATTCATTGCCACATAGCGATATTGCTCATTTAGTGCTATGCCGCAAGAGGACGCTAAGCATCGAAATCCTTTTCCAAAATAAGAATCATCTTTAGATGCCTCTTTATGGTTTCCAGACAATCCATATATTACAGGTCTACCACCAGCTTTGAAGAATTCTTGCTTACGCAAAGCAATACCATAAGACTGGACTGAGGAAGAATTATTTCTATTGGATGCATATTCAAGAAGCGCATAAAGTGGCATTTCAGTAAAACATACAGCTGATTGTGGACCGTAGATAGTGGGTTTCCTTTTTCGGAATGACCATCCTGACTTTATATAACCGTCAAATAAAATTCTTTTTAATACAGAGTAAGCGCTTGCATCAGCATCTAATCCATATGGATGATAAAGGCCATTTTCATATGCATTTTGATCTTCATAAGTAATTTGATCTAAAACATGAATCAAAGGTTTTCCTAGGCTGTCAAAACGAACTGGCAAGGGTGAATCCATATCTTCGAGATAGTGATTCAAATCTCTATCATGGACGAAGTGAATTACCCACTCTGATAAATCAATACGATTTTGATTCACTTAAGAATTCCTGAGTTGAGTAGATTGACGGTTTATTAAGATTTTCCCCTGTCTGATTAACTACCTCTATGAGCAAATTATCTGCATATTAGCTTCCTTAAGGAAAAATGAGCAAAACTACTCTGGCTAAATACTTGCCAGCGCATCGTGCTGTTCTCCACCCCTACGGTTGACGGGGAGCTTTTGTATCATTATCCTTTTACATTAAGCCGTTCAGCAGAACGGTGACTACGCAGAACTCGAAAATCTTGGCGCTGTCTGAAGGTGTCTCACCACCAACAGACAGCTAACCCCGCAAGTCTGACCGGCAGATTGCGAGGCTAGGCATATGGTACCCTAGCCCCCTCAGTTTGCAATTCAAGCGTGGGTGGCTAGGGTTTTCGCGTTCTGTCTTCCTAAACCACAACTGGAGACAGAACCCATGTTTGAATACCTCGAACCCGATGCCAGCGACGACCAAGGGAATCCAGGGACCGGGTCCCTGCCGCTTTCGTCAGGGGCCGGGGGCAATGACAGAGGGACCCGGTCCCTAAAGCCCTCAACCCCCGAGAAGGTGCGGCACATGCTCTACGGCAGCCTTGCCGGCATCGATCGCACCATCAAAATCCTCCACGCCCACGGCTACACCGACCCCAACGACTGGAGCGACCCCATCCCCGTGCCGCCCACCAGCGACATCCTCAGCCCAGCATCCAGCGGAGCCGAGATGTGGATGGCAATTGCCACCAAAACCGTGCTAATCGAATAGCGCACCCTACCCCCGACGGCAAGGGGTATGCCGTCGGGGGCGGCGATCGCCAACATCCAGCCTGCTACCCCCGCAATTTGGCACATTGAGCAGCCCATTTAACAACCCCTATGCCAAATTGACCCAGCAGTGTAGTCCCAAGAACAGCCCTCTACAAAAACTCCGTTGAGTGGCCAAAAATATCCGGCAAAGGCTCCTAGGAAAAGTGATGGAGTGCGAGAGTGATGGCTCAACACCCGATCACTCCATTACCCCATCACCCCTATGCCCCCCATCACCCACCTCCTCTGGCAGCTCATCCGCTACGCCCAGCGGCTCTACTGGGTCGATACCCTGCTGTGGCTGTTCATCCTGGGCCTGCCTGCGGTGCCGGGGCTGATCATTCGCGAGTTTTTTGACACCCTCACCGGAGAGTCGCGCTTTGAGGCGTCGCCATGGGTGTGGATTGGGCTGCTGCTGGCAGTGGGTCTGGCGCGGATGGTGGCGATTTTTGTGGGGCGCATTACCAAGACCCAGCACCGCTTTTTGATCAGCGGGTTGGTGCGACACAACCTGCTGTTTGAGCTGCTCAAGCGCCCCGGAGCCGAACTGGCCACAGGCGGGGCCAACGGCCAAAATGCCTCCCCCGGCGAAATTCTCAGCTATTTTCGCGACGATGCGGCGCAGATTGAGGATGTGGTAGTGGGCACCAACGAGATCTTTGGGGCTGGGGTGTTTGCGGTGGGCTCTGTAGCGCTGCTAATCAGCGTTAACCCAACGATGACGCTGCTGGTGTTTTTGCCGCTGTGCGCGATCGCACTTCTCGCCCACCAGGCCGAGCACCGGCTCAAACGCTATCGCCGCGCCAGCCGCCAGGCCACCCAGCGCGTCACCGGGCTAATTGGTGAACTGTTCACCGCCGTGCAGGCCGTGAAGGTGGCCGGGGCCGAAGCCCAAATGCTGGATGAGTTGAAGGAGCGGTGCGATCGCCGCCGCGACCTGATGGTGCGCGACCAGGTGTTTAGCGCCGTGCTCAACTCCGGCTTTGAAAACATCGTCAGCATCGGCACCGGGCTAATTTTGCTGGTCGCCTCCCAGAGCCTTGGTGCCCAGGGCGACCTCACCGTCGGCGACTTTGCCCTGTTTGTCTATTACTTATCGTCTGTTACCTATTTCCTCGCCTTTCTCGGCGGCTTTATCGCCACCACCAAGCAGAGCGAAGTCTCCTTTGAGCGCATGGGGGGCTTGGTGGGAGCGTGGGAGCGTGGGCGAGTAGGAGGGTGGGAGCGTGGGAGCGTAGGCGAAACCAGCACCCATGAAATAACCGAACCGAACCCACCTACCCACCTACCCACTCACTCGCCCACCTACCCACTCGTCTACCCATCCACCCCTCACCCCCTCACCCATCCCCACCCCCTCTACCTCAAACCCCTCCTTGGCCCCGAGCCGACCTTACCGGCGATCGCCCCTGCTCTCATCCCCGATCCCCTTCACGAGCTGCGGGTTGAAGGG
Above is a genomic segment from Nodosilinea sp. E11 containing:
- a CDS encoding AraC family transcriptional regulator, which codes for MPITLSQTDYANWLDEATATEGDERADPTVLGQRQQRYVALREGIDLCIEDRWLKSDLEIKHCDREHPLEFTFEQVQTGGKRSQHYDFFGSGLAPAELWRVPGNRRIVSINVHIEPHIFQQWSGETCDDLPDLLRPADQRYFERSGTPTAAMQMAVQAILHCPFQGLTQRLYLESKVWELMALLIEDLKTTPNSFSPPTLKPDDVERIHYASKLLCRQITQPPSLMELARAVGINDHKLKVGFRQVFGTTVFGYLHEHRMERSRQLLEAGDLSVTAAAEAVGFASRGHFAAAFRRKYGVNPGVYARERRA
- a CDS encoding ABC transporter ATP-binding protein yields the protein MPPITHLLWQLIRYAQRLYWVDTLLWLFILGLPAVPGLIIREFFDTLTGESRFEASPWVWIGLLLAVGLARMVAIFVGRITKTQHRFLISGLVRHNLLFELLKRPGAELATGGANGQNASPGEILSYFRDDAAQIEDVVVGTNEIFGAGVFAVGSVALLISVNPTMTLLVFLPLCAIALLAHQAEHRLKRYRRASRQATQRVTGLIGELFTAVQAVKVAGAEAQMLDELKERCDRRRDLMVRDQVFSAVLNSGFENIVSIGTGLILLVASQSLGAQGDLTVGDFALFVYYLSSVTYFLAFLGGFIATTKQSEVSFERMGGLVGAWERGRVGGWERGSVGETSTHEITEPNPPTHLPTHSPTYPLVYPSTPHPLTHPHPLYLKPLLGPEPTLPAIAPALIPDPLHELRVEGLTYRYPGGGGISNISFSLKAGSLTVITGQVGAGKTTLLRVLLGLLPSQSGALYWNGQRIRDPANFLVPPRAAYTPQIPQLFSASLGENLLLGLGDAVSPEQMEWAIATAVFDRDLTAMPEGLETLIGTRGFRLSGGQKQRAAAARMLLRQPALLVFDDLSSALDVETEQRLWEQLFNPSTHPPIYPSTHAPMHPTCLVVSHRPSVLHRADQILQLEAGRLEFVDSPSDLQQVD
- a CDS encoding IS630 family transposase (programmed frameshift); its protein translation is MKAYSLDFREKIIDAHFMEGVSVRKVAKRFGVATSFVETLLKRLRETGDILPKPHGGGPQPKLNGEQLQLVRALVEADNDATLEELCDQLAAETSITISRSTMGRMVQKLELTRKKKPLHATEAESPRVRQARVDYWQSIREVAPEDLVFMDEAGVNLAMVRLYARAPKGQRAIGDRPATRGQNVSLVNALSLRGPIAPLTILGAMDGLTFEAYIIRRVAPNLWPGAVLVVDNSRAHKATEEVNAALEAVGARLMFLPPYSPDFSPIEPFWSKVKNSLSSIAARTYQALNEAIEFAYAQVTLEDIRNWFTNDCYCTSSE
- a CDS encoding ABC transporter substrate-binding protein, whose protein sequence is MPTPTSTQPPHRRRFYNRCSPLALAMGLWLTACQSPPTEQVTTPAPAIALADVSGTTVTLPQPAERIVCLHLSCLDILAELDLVPLAVGHPRLADWAKSPIYFGEAASQIAIVGGPEPNLEALLGLRPDLIIGYRGQVDGLRATLAPIAPLFLLEVSSTKQAIANLHQVGQLTDRAAAAEAAAQTFRDRLAIHQTQAQRDRTVLVTNGTQGTFYVATRESLVGSTLADLVDYPWALGDRTPSAINWAVFSTEHILQVDPDVIFVLVPDPAPDQVAGLAQDAVWGNLTAVKAGQLYALSDAEVGGLTSGTRSLSHLLDAIMAHLTPDT
- a CDS encoding DUF1636 domain-containing protein, whose amino-acid sequence is MPDQLIVCKSCGFTAAEEKRDGETGGAHLLKHLEALYEQWPRKDEMAIASTGCLCICEQPRAIAYVGTGKTTYLFTDFDPTTCATDLLTAAALYLDSDDGMVPYFKLPDELQSRRMARIPPAP
- a CDS encoding TonB-dependent siderophore receptor, giving the protein MGVRLQRLVWLAGWLALVPMAAQAETALSLQDIAQPSGQAADLDLAQGLTQITGVRVEAEGEGLRLVLDAERGLGELTTAVVGSALVAEIPNAVLALPGGESFEQFGPTEGIALVSVTNEPGNRVRVEITGSDGPPAVNVSTGAAGLVLGIAPGVGLAGGEDEVIRIGVTGEGDEGYAPRNATSATRTDTPLRDIPQSIQVIPRQVIEDQQVIRLDEAVRNVSGVSQGDGFAGTLDRFTIRGFSQLSSLRNGFLEENIGFRDPANLERIEVLKGPASVLYGSLEPGGIISVITEQPLAEPRYSGELLVGNGTFIRSAIDLTGPLSSDDSLGYRLNVAYETSEGFRGFDQGVERIFVAPVFAWQISDASRLVVDLEYLHDERPFDSGPVANGDRVADLPRNRVLGELNDVREVEEFRVGYLFEHQFNENLRLRNGFRYNSGDSFDLAFRPVTLDEETGILSRNVRSNDDYLENYATQTNLIGEFSTGSIDHTLLLGFDFNRRTNIGTQSRLPLGNTPSINIFDPEYGLIATPNVPELTNVVRDGSDRTDIFGFYVQDQIEILDNLNLLVGGRFDIVEQQSFTHDTGESSGRSDAAFSPRIGILYQPIEPISLYASYSRSFAPNFGTAANGSFLEPERGTQYEIGMRGEITNNLAVTLAAYEVTKTNIATTDPNNDAFSISAGEQRSRGIELDVLGQVLPGWNIIAAYTYTDAQVTESNDFESGNFVQNVPRNSASLWTTYEIQSGTLEGLGFGLGLFYVGERQGDLDNSFRLDSYLRTDAALYYRRDRWRAVLNIKNLFDRSYIEGSEFGRTEITVGTPFTIIGSIAVEF
- a CDS encoding iron-siderophore ABC transporter substrate-binding protein — its product is MAIVTFCLTVACGRSEFHSSTSSDCRLIQHALGETCVPLHPQRIIPTGSGIFDNLLALGIEPIATVSTFVDSPHLQAKIKEYPNIGLDGEPSIEKILAMKPDLIIGDIYNESIYHQLSQIAPTVLLPFTHSGDWKTFFGLTGDAVGKPEAAQQVIDDYYKRLDTFKQQMGDRLSQTEVSIVYVYPDTITVYTTAGFNGTILQDAGLARPPAQNLDATATQQRDSSSPIQYRISKEVLHEADGDVIFVISTHGTPGVTERLDRLTADPLWAKLKAVQQGRVYEVPDYWIGSGPIAANAVIDDLFKYLLEPS
- a CDS encoding MgtC/SapB family protein — encoded protein: MEVFQFNWGQLGGDLLKLGLVFLITLPIAWEREQSTRIMGLRTFPLVAVASCGYVLVAISVIGASADAQSRIIQGLMSGIGFIGGGAILKEGANVRGTATAASVWTTGAIGAAIAYSRYEIAVLLSAVTFLTLRVLTPLERQTGKSDQRNDD